A genome region from Thalassococcus arenae includes the following:
- a CDS encoding DeoR/GlpR family DNA-binding transcription regulator: MNQTLRHPEILDIARRDGKVTVDALAAHFGVTLQTIRRDLAELAEAGRLERVHGGAVLPSGTVNIGYEERRALNAEAKAAMARACADRVPEDAAVFLNIGTSTEAVARALLHHRNLLVVTNNINVANILIANPTCEVVVTGGSLRRSDGGLVGALAAETIRQFKTDVAIIGCSALDRDGDMLDFDIAEVGVSQAILRQARQRFLVADHSKLSRTAPARIASLSQIDTVFTDRALPAGLAAACADWGTEIVVAG; the protein is encoded by the coding sequence ATGAACCAGACCCTGCGACACCCCGAGATCCTCGATATCGCGCGCCGCGACGGCAAGGTCACGGTCGACGCGCTGGCGGCGCATTTCGGCGTGACGTTGCAGACCATCCGCCGCGACCTGGCCGAACTGGCCGAGGCCGGGCGGCTCGAGCGGGTGCATGGCGGCGCGGTCTTGCCGTCGGGCACGGTGAATATCGGTTACGAGGAACGCCGCGCGCTGAACGCCGAGGCCAAGGCGGCGATGGCCCGCGCCTGTGCCGACCGGGTGCCCGAAGACGCGGCGGTGTTCCTGAACATCGGCACCAGCACCGAGGCGGTGGCACGCGCCCTGCTGCATCACCGCAACCTGCTGGTGGTGACCAACAACATCAACGTCGCCAACATCCTGATCGCCAACCCGACCTGCGAAGTCGTGGTCACCGGTGGCAGCCTGCGGCGCAGCGATGGCGGGCTGGTGGGGGCGCTGGCGGCGGAAACCATCCGGCAGTTCAAGACCGATGTCGCGATCATCGGTTGCTCGGCGCTGGATCGCGATGGCGACATGCTGGATTTCGACATCGCCGAGGTCGGTGTGTCGCAGGCGATCCTGCGGCAGGCGCGGCAGCGATTCCTGGTGGCGGATCATTCCAAGCTGAGCCGCACGGCGCCTGCGCGCATCGCGTCGCTGTCGCAGATCGACACGGTGTTCACCGACCGCGCCCTGCCAGCCGGGCTGGCAGCCGCCTGCGCGGATTGGGGCACCGAGATCGTCGTGGCGGGCTGA
- the glpD gene encoding glycerol-3-phosphate dehydrogenase, whose translation MSDTPFDLFIIGGGINGCGIARDASGRGLRVALAEMNDFASATSSASTKLFHGGLRYLEYFEVRLVREALIEREVLLSAMPHISWPMRFVLPYHKDMRFDGTTPTSKLLTLFMPWMKGRRPAWLIRLGLFLYDHLGGRKILPGTTTLDLRGTREGAPLDDRFKRAFEYSDCWVEDSRLVVLNARDAEARGAQLMPRTKVLSARRDGDLWRIETENTATGARETHTARMLVNAAGPWVGDVLRGTIGLNTQQGVRLVRGSHIVTKRLFDHDKCYFFQGTDGRIIFAIPYETDFTLIGTTDQDHDDADAEPVCTDAERDYLLNFASQYFKRPVTADDVVWRYSGVRPLYDDGASSATAATRDYVLTVDKTGGAPVLNVFGGKITTYRRLAESALDKIAPFFPGLPAKWTARVPLPGGDFPVDGVASQIAGLRADYPFLSDRWAQRLVRAYGTEARQLLGDARSADDLGRDFGATLTEAEVTWLMRHEYALRADDVVWRRSKLGLRLDAGQIAALDAWMQDHAAPQGQAAQ comes from the coding sequence ATGTCCGACACCCCTTTCGATCTGTTCATCATCGGCGGCGGCATCAATGGCTGCGGCATCGCCCGCGATGCGTCGGGGCGCGGGCTGCGCGTGGCACTGGCCGAGATGAACGATTTCGCCTCGGCCACCTCCTCGGCCTCGACCAAGCTGTTCCATGGCGGGCTGCGCTACCTTGAGTATTTCGAGGTGCGGCTGGTGCGCGAGGCGCTGATCGAACGCGAGGTGCTGCTGAGCGCGATGCCGCATATCTCGTGGCCGATGCGGTTCGTACTGCCCTATCACAAGGACATGCGGTTCGACGGCACCACGCCGACATCGAAACTGCTGACGCTGTTCATGCCGTGGATGAAGGGCCGCCGCCCGGCCTGGCTGATCCGGCTGGGCCTGTTCCTCTACGACCACCTGGGCGGGCGCAAGATCCTGCCCGGCACGACCACGCTGGACCTGCGCGGCACGCGCGAAGGCGCGCCGCTGGACGACCGGTTCAAACGGGCCTTCGAATATTCCGATTGCTGGGTCGAGGATTCGCGTCTGGTGGTGCTGAACGCCCGCGACGCCGAGGCACGCGGCGCGCAGCTGATGCCGCGCACCAAGGTGCTGTCGGCCCGCCGCGACGGCGATCTTTGGCGGATCGAGACGGAAAACACCGCCACTGGCGCCCGCGAAACTCACACCGCCAGGATGCTGGTGAACGCCGCCGGTCCCTGGGTCGGCGACGTGCTGCGCGGCACGATCGGGCTCAACACCCAGCAGGGCGTGCGGCTGGTGCGCGGCAGCCATATCGTGACCAAACGCCTGTTCGACCACGACAAGTGCTATTTCTTCCAAGGCACCGACGGGCGGATCATCTTCGCCATCCCCTACGAGACGGATTTCACCCTGATCGGCACCACCGACCAGGACCACGACGATGCCGATGCCGAACCGGTCTGCACCGATGCCGAACGCGACTACCTGCTGAATTTCGCGTCGCAGTATTTCAAGCGTCCGGTCACTGCCGATGACGTGGTCTGGCGCTATTCCGGGGTGCGGCCGCTGTATGATGACGGCGCGAGCAGCGCCACGGCGGCGACCCGCGACTATGTGCTGACGGTGGACAAGACCGGCGGTGCGCCGGTGCTCAACGTCTTCGGCGGCAAGATCACCACCTATCGCCGCCTGGCCGAAAGCGCGCTGGACAAGATCGCGCCGTTTTTCCCCGGCCTGCCCGCCAAATGGACCGCCCGCGTGCCGCTGCCCGGTGGCGATTTCCCGGTCGACGGGGTCGCTTCGCAGATCGCCGGGCTGCGCGCCGACTATCCGTTCCTGTCCGACCGCTGGGCGCAGCGGCTGGTGCGCGCCTATGGCACCGAGGCGCGGCAGCTGCTGGGCGATGCTCGATCGGCCGACGACCTGGGCCGCGATTTCGGCGCCACCCTGACCGAGGCCGAAGTCACCTGGCTGATGCGTCACGAATACGCGCTGCGGGCCGACGACGTGGTCTGGCGCCGCTCGAAACTGGGGCTGCGGCTGGATGCCGGCCAGATCGCCGCGCTGGATGCCTGGATGCAGGACCACGCCGCGCCGCAGGGCCAGGCGGCGCAATAG
- the glpK gene encoding glycerol kinase GlpK has protein sequence MGYILAIDQGTTSSRAILFDGDLKIAAVAQEEFTQHYPASGWVEHDAGDLWSTTAATCRAAMEKAGIRAADIAGIGITNQRETTVIWDRKTGKPIHNAIVWQDRRTSAFCQKLKADGFEATAKDRTGLLLDPYFSGTKVAWILDNVDGARARAEAGELAFGTVDSWLIWNLTGGKQHVTDATNAARTLMYDIRKGRWSQTMCDMLGVPMSMLPQVRDCAADFGMTRANLFGAELPILGVAGDQQAATIGQACFRPGMLKSTYGTGCFALLNTGDKAVTSENRLLTTIAYQLDGTPTYALEGSIFIAGAVVQWLRDGLRIIREAAETQPLAEKADDGQTVVLVPAFTGLGAPYWNADCRGAIFGITRNTGPAEFARAALESVGYQTRDLLEAMQADWGASGDTALRDTGIATLRVDGGMSASDWAMQFLSDILGAQVDRPQVLETTAMGAAWLAGQRAGLYPDMDGFSRTWALERSFAPAMAADTREGKYAAWKRAVAAAQAF, from the coding sequence ATGGGTTACATCCTGGCCATCGACCAAGGCACCACATCCAGCCGCGCGATCCTGTTCGACGGCGATCTGAAAATCGCCGCCGTCGCGCAAGAGGAATTCACCCAGCATTACCCGGCCAGCGGCTGGGTCGAACACGACGCGGGCGATCTGTGGTCGACCACCGCCGCCACCTGTCGCGCCGCGATGGAAAAGGCCGGCATCCGTGCCGCCGACATCGCCGGGATCGGCATCACCAACCAGCGCGAAACCACCGTGATCTGGGACCGCAAGACCGGCAAGCCCATCCACAACGCCATCGTCTGGCAGGATCGCCGCACGTCGGCCTTTTGCCAGAAACTCAAGGCCGACGGGTTCGAGGCCACCGCGAAGGACCGCACCGGGCTGTTGCTCGACCCGTATTTCTCGGGCACCAAGGTTGCCTGGATCCTCGACAATGTCGACGGCGCGCGCGCCCGGGCCGAGGCCGGAGAGCTGGCCTTCGGAACCGTCGACAGCTGGCTGATCTGGAACCTGACCGGCGGCAAACAGCACGTCACCGACGCGACCAACGCGGCGCGCACGCTGATGTACGACATCCGCAAGGGCCGCTGGTCGCAGACCATGTGCGACATGCTGGGCGTGCCGATGTCCATGCTGCCGCAGGTCCGCGACTGCGCCGCCGATTTCGGCATGACGCGCGCGAATCTGTTCGGGGCTGAACTGCCGATCCTGGGCGTCGCGGGCGACCAGCAGGCCGCCACGATCGGCCAGGCCTGTTTCCGTCCGGGGATGCTGAAATCGACCTACGGCACCGGCTGTTTCGCGCTGCTCAATACCGGCGACAAGGCGGTGACCTCGGAAAATCGCCTGCTGACCACTATCGCCTATCAGCTGGACGGCACGCCCACCTACGCGCTGGAAGGGTCGATCTTCATCGCCGGGGCCGTGGTGCAATGGCTGCGCGACGGGCTCAGGATCATCCGCGAGGCCGCCGAAACCCAGCCGCTGGCGGAAAAGGCCGATGATGGCCAGACCGTGGTTCTGGTGCCGGCCTTCACCGGTCTTGGCGCGCCCTACTGGAACGCAGACTGCCGCGGCGCGATCTTTGGCATCACGCGCAATACCGGCCCGGCCGAATTCGCCCGCGCGGCGCTGGAATCCGTGGGTTACCAGACCCGCGACCTGCTCGAGGCGATGCAGGCAGACTGGGGTGCCAGCGGCGACACCGCGCTGCGCGACACCGGCATTGCGACCCTGCGGGTCGACGGCGGCATGAGCGCCTCGGACTGGGCGATGCAGTTCCTGTCCGACATCCTGGGCGCGCAGGTGGATCGCCCGCAGGTGCTGGAAACCACCGCGATGGGCGCGGCCTGGCTGGCCGGCCAGCGCGCCGGGCTTTACCCCGACATGGACGGGTTTTCCAGGACCTGGGCGCTGGAACGCAGCTTTGCCCCGGCCATGGCCGCCGACACGCGCGAGGGCAAATACGCCGCCTGGAAACGCGCCGTCGCCGCCGCGCAGGCGTTCTGA
- the kynU gene encoding kynureninase, with protein MDFSRTKALFDLPEGVIYLDGNSLGAMPRGVPERVEALLREEWAAQLIRGWNACGWMDMPARLGDRVGRLIGAAPGSVVMGDTLSVKVHQALAAALPMRPDRRVILSDSGNFPSDLYMAQGLAGLLGQGHEIRTPDPQDVEAAITDEVAVLMLTEVDYRTGRRHEMARLTAKAHAHGALTIWDLAHSAGAVPVDLAAVDADFAVGCTYKYLNGGPGAPAFIYVAPRLVDAVEATLSGWLGHAEPFAFAPDYAPAPGVGRMRVGTPPVLALAALEVALDIWDEVDMGALRAASVALSERFIAGVEARCAGVTLASPRDATLRGSQVSFRHPQGYAVMQALIAEGVIGDFRQPDIMRFGFTPLYLDAGDIDRAVDILADILATGRWDRPAFHARKAVT; from the coding sequence ATGGATTTCAGCCGGACCAAGGCGCTGTTCGATCTGCCCGAGGGGGTGATCTATCTGGATGGCAATTCGCTGGGCGCGATGCCGCGCGGCGTGCCGGAGCGGGTCGAGGCGCTGTTGCGCGAGGAATGGGCGGCGCAGCTGATCCGCGGCTGGAATGCCTGCGGCTGGATGGACATGCCCGCCCGCCTGGGCGACCGGGTGGGGCGGCTGATCGGCGCCGCGCCGGGCAGCGTGGTGATGGGCGACACGCTGTCGGTCAAGGTGCACCAGGCGCTGGCCGCGGCGCTGCCGATGCGGCCCGACCGGCGGGTGATCCTGTCGGACAGCGGCAATTTTCCGTCCGACCTCTACATGGCGCAGGGGCTGGCCGGACTGCTGGGGCAGGGTCACGAGATCCGCACGCCGGATCCGCAGGATGTCGAGGCGGCGATCACCGACGAGGTGGCGGTGCTGATGCTGACCGAGGTCGATTACCGCACCGGGCGGCGGCACGAGATGGCGCGGTTGACCGCCAAGGCCCATGCCCATGGCGCGCTGACGATCTGGGACCTGGCGCATTCGGCCGGCGCGGTGCCGGTGGACCTGGCGGCGGTGGATGCGGATTTCGCGGTGGGCTGCACCTACAAGTATCTCAATGGCGGGCCGGGCGCGCCGGCCTTCATCTATGTCGCGCCGCGCCTTGTCGACGCGGTCGAGGCGACGTTGTCGGGCTGGCTGGGTCATGCCGAACCCTTTGCCTTCGCGCCCGATTACGCGCCGGCACCGGGCGTGGGCCGGATGCGCGTGGGCACCCCGCCGGTTCTGGCGCTGGCGGCGCTGGAAGTGGCTTTGGACATCTGGGACGAGGTCGACATGGGCGCGTTGCGCGCGGCCTCGGTCGCCCTGTCCGAGCGGTTCATCGCGGGGGTCGAGGCGCGCTGCGCGGGCGTGACGCTGGCCAGCCCGCGCGATGCGACGCTGCGCGGCTCGCAAGTGTCGTTCCGCCATCCGCAGGGCTATGCGGTGATGCAGGCGCTGATCGCCGAGGGCGTGATCGGCGATTTCCGCCAGCCCGACATCATGCGCTTCGGGTTCACACCGCTTTACCTGGATGCGGGCGATATCGACCGGGCGGTCGATATCCTGGCCGATATCCTGGCGACGGGCCGTTGGGACCGGCCCGCCTTCCACGCCCGCAAGGCGGTGACCTGA
- a CDS encoding Lrp/AsnC family transcriptional regulator, with protein sequence MTCVFVQIRCRPATAYKVADAIALREIHSELYSTSGDYDLLMKLYVPEGQDVGHYINENVADIDGIERTLTTLTFKAF encoded by the coding sequence ATGACCTGCGTCTTCGTGCAAATCCGCTGCCGCCCGGCCACCGCCTACAAGGTCGCCGACGCCATCGCGCTGCGGGAAATCCATTCCGAGCTGTATTCGACCAGCGGCGACTACGACCTGCTGATGAAGCTCTACGTGCCCGAGGGCCAGGATGTCGGCCACTACATCAACGAAAACGTCGCCGATATCGACGGCATCGAACGCACCTTGACGACCCTGACCTTCAAAGCATTCTGA
- a CDS encoding ABC transporter substrate-binding protein yields MMNFTKRALAALALAGTVASPAIAEGVKVGMITTLSGGGAGLGIDVRDGFMLAVEQSGRSDIEVVIEDDQRKPDIAVQLADKMIQSEKVDVLTGIIWSNLAMAVVPSATAQGKFYLSPNAGPSALAGAGCHQNYFNVAWQNDNLHEAAGAYANSAGYANSFILAPNYPAGQDALTGYKRFYTGALAGELYTTLGQTDYAAEIAQIRASGADSVFFFLPGGMGISFLKQYADSGVGLPVVGPAFSFDQGILQAVGDAALGVRNTSQWSKDIDNPTNAAFVASFQEKYGRLPSLYASQGFDTANLLISALDKAAVTDADAFRAALKAADFASTRGDFAFGPNHHPIQDIYVREVVREGDVLTNKIVGIALENHADAYAAECKM; encoded by the coding sequence ATGATGAATTTCACCAAACGCGCGCTGGCCGCGCTGGCGCTGGCCGGCACGGTCGCAAGCCCCGCCATCGCCGAAGGCGTCAAGGTCGGCATGATCACCACGCTGTCGGGCGGCGGCGCGGGCCTGGGCATCGACGTGCGCGACGGCTTCATGCTGGCCGTGGAACAATCGGGCCGCAGCGATATCGAGGTGGTGATCGAGGACGATCAGCGCAAGCCGGATATCGCCGTGCAACTGGCCGACAAGATGATCCAGTCCGAAAAGGTCGACGTGCTGACCGGCATCATCTGGTCGAACCTCGCGATGGCGGTGGTGCCCTCGGCGACCGCGCAGGGCAAGTTCTACCTGTCGCCCAATGCCGGGCCCTCGGCGCTGGCCGGCGCGGGCTGCCACCAGAATTATTTCAACGTCGCCTGGCAGAACGACAACCTGCACGAGGCCGCGGGCGCCTATGCCAACAGCGCGGGCTACGCCAACAGCTTCATCCTGGCGCCCAACTACCCGGCGGGGCAGGACGCGCTGACCGGCTACAAGCGGTTCTATACCGGCGCGCTGGCGGGCGAGCTTTACACCACGCTCGGCCAGACCGATTACGCCGCCGAGATCGCGCAAATCCGCGCCAGCGGGGCGGACTCGGTGTTCTTCTTCCTGCCCGGCGGTATGGGGATTTCGTTCCTCAAGCAATATGCCGACAGCGGCGTCGGCCTGCCGGTGGTCGGCCCGGCCTTCAGCTTTGACCAGGGCATCCTGCAGGCGGTGGGCGATGCGGCGCTTGGCGTGCGCAACACCTCGCAATGGTCCAAGGATATCGACAACCCGACCAATGCCGCCTTCGTCGCTTCGTTCCAGGAAAAATACGGCCGCCTGCCCTCGCTTTATGCCAGCCAGGGCTTCGACACCGCCAACCTGCTGATCTCGGCGCTGGACAAGGCCGCCGTCACGGATGCCGACGCCTTCCGCGCCGCGCTCAAGGCCGCCGATTTCGCCAGCACGCGCGGCGATTTCGCCTTTGGCCCGAACCACCACCCGATCCAGGACATCTATGTCCGCGAAGTGGTGCGCGAGGGCGACGTGCTGACCAACAAGATCGTCGGCATCGCGCTGGAAAACCATGCCGACGCCTACGCGGCCGAGTGCAAGATGTAA
- a CDS encoding branched-chain amino acid ABC transporter permease produces MSTILIIEQVLNGLQFGVMLFLMAAGLTLIFGVMGLINLAHGSLYMTGAFAAAVTAAATGSFLMGLAAALAAAALAGALVELLVIRRLHDKDHLDQVLATFALILIFSEGTRWLYGSFPLYLDIPAALSGPVTLPGGIQYPLYRLTLIGIGIGVALALWGLIARTRLGIRIRAGENDREMIAALGVDISRLYTLVFALGAALAGLAGALVGAIQSVQVGMGEPVLILAFVVIVIGGIGSIKGAFVGALLVGLTDTLGGIFLPELFKLVMEPARATSLGASLASMAIYVLMAAVLIWRPTGLYGARV; encoded by the coding sequence ATGTCCACGATCCTCATCATCGAACAGGTCCTCAACGGCCTGCAATTCGGCGTCATGCTGTTTCTCATGGCGGCGGGCCTGACGCTGATCTTCGGCGTGATGGGGCTGATCAACCTCGCCCACGGTTCGCTCTATATGACCGGCGCCTTCGCCGCGGCTGTCACCGCGGCAGCGACGGGGTCGTTCCTGATGGGCCTCGCCGCGGCACTGGCGGCGGCGGCGCTGGCGGGGGCGCTGGTGGAATTGCTGGTGATCCGCAGGCTTCACGACAAGGACCATCTCGACCAGGTGCTGGCCACCTTCGCGCTGATCCTGATCTTTTCCGAAGGCACGCGCTGGCTCTACGGCTCGTTCCCGCTCTATCTCGACATCCCCGCGGCGTTGTCCGGCCCCGTCACCCTGCCCGGCGGCATCCAGTATCCGCTCTATCGTCTGACCCTGATCGGCATCGGCATCGGCGTGGCGCTGGCGCTGTGGGGTCTGATCGCCCGCACCAGGCTCGGCATCCGGATCCGAGCCGGCGAAAACGACCGCGAGATGATCGCGGCGCTTGGCGTCGACATCTCGCGGCTCTACACGCTGGTCTTCGCCCTCGGCGCGGCGCTGGCGGGGCTGGCGGGCGCGCTGGTGGGCGCGATCCAGTCGGTGCAGGTCGGCATGGGCGAACCGGTTCTGATCCTGGCCTTCGTCGTCATCGTCATCGGCGGCATCGGATCGATCAAGGGCGCCTTTGTCGGCGCGCTGCTGGTGGGGCTGACCGACACGCTGGGCGGCATCTTTCTGCCCGAGCTGTTCAAGCTGGTGATGGAGCCCGCCCGCGCCACGTCGCTGGGTGCCTCGCTGGCGTCGATGGCGATCTACGTGCTGATGGCGGCGGTGCTGATCTGGCGGCCCACCGGCCTTTACGGGGCCCGCGTATGA
- a CDS encoding branched-chain amino acid ABC transporter permease encodes MTRETAVNALLLAGLVAVPGWALWADEPFTITLATRAVIFALAAVGLNLALGLGGLVSLGHAVFFGIGGYAMGILAHHAQTYTPLMDGWMTIGGTKSMPVIWLVAVLTSALAALVIGVLSLRTSGVYFIMITLAFGQMFFFFAISWSAYGGEDGLSIYVRNGFPGLNTLVPIQFYGLCLAILLAVLWASARLARSPFGLALNAARQAPGRVQAVGLDPTRLRLAAFVLSGAITGLAGALFADLNRFVSPAMFSWQTSGEIMIFVILGGVARLWGPVMGAVVFVALEHLLGGISEYWHVALGLLLLVIVLFSRGGLLGLMAGEARGHD; translated from the coding sequence ATGACCCGCGAGACCGCCGTCAACGCCCTGCTGCTGGCCGGGCTGGTCGCGGTGCCGGGCTGGGCGCTCTGGGCCGACGAGCCGTTCACCATCACGCTGGCCACCCGCGCGGTGATCTTCGCGCTGGCGGCCGTGGGGCTGAACCTGGCGCTCGGCCTCGGCGGGCTGGTCAGCCTGGGCCACGCGGTGTTCTTCGGCATCGGCGGCTATGCGATGGGGATCCTGGCGCATCACGCCCAGACCTACACGCCGCTGATGGACGGCTGGATGACCATCGGCGGCACGAAATCCATGCCGGTGATCTGGCTGGTCGCGGTCCTGACCTCGGCCCTGGCCGCGCTGGTGATCGGCGTGCTGTCGCTGCGCACCTCGGGCGTCTATTTCATCATGATCACCCTGGCCTTCGGGCAGATGTTCTTTTTCTTCGCCATCAGCTGGAGCGCCTATGGCGGCGAGGACGGGCTGTCGATCTACGTCCGCAACGGCTTTCCCGGCCTGAACACGCTGGTGCCGATCCAGTTCTACGGCCTGTGCCTGGCCATCCTGCTGGCGGTGCTGTGGGCCAGCGCGCGGCTGGCGCGGTCGCCCTTCGGCCTTGCGCTGAACGCCGCCCGGCAGGCGCCGGGCCGCGTGCAGGCGGTGGGGCTCGACCCCACGCGGCTGCGGCTGGCGGCCTTCGTGCTGTCGGGCGCGATCACCGGGCTGGCAGGCGCGCTTTTCGCCGATCTCAACCGCTTTGTCAGCCCCGCGATGTTCAGCTGGCAAACCAGCGGCGAGATCATGATCTTCGTCATCCTGGGCGGCGTCGCGCGGCTCTGGGGGCCGGTGATGGGGGCGGTCGTCTTCGTGGCGCTGGAGCACCTGCTGGGCGGGATCAGCGAATACTGGCACGTCGCGCTCGGCCTGCTGCTGCTGGTCATCGTGCTGTTCAGCCGCGGCGGGTTGCTGGGCCTCATGGCGGGCGAGGCGCGCGGCCATGACTGA